In Lotus japonicus ecotype B-129 chromosome 5, LjGifu_v1.2, one genomic interval encodes:
- the LOC130719914 gene encoding F-box/kelch-repeat protein At3g23880-like: MVTCSVLSLFKNPSTRAETLSFRVEPNCQIIGSFNGLLCLYDYDGDFRLCNPSTRLTSKKSPHSFWSRQDITHFGFGYDQVKDKYKVLIAIRALNMTKVHTFGTNSWTTIQNPIFSESGDKEGKFVGGTMNWLNKRTGSYGNWAIVSFHMEKETYSEVLLPPKHDGGNKHVLDVLSNCLCFHYFDESHWVLWLMEKQESWTKLMLIPHNRICNFRLFFHPLCISGNGDVLAKCLDPQLVLYNANKGTYNYPKLRGWFRPDMHIYHESLVSP; encoded by the coding sequence ATGGTAACATGTTCGGTGCTGTCATTGTTTAAAAACCCATCAACCCGTGCTGAAACCCTTAGCTTCAGGGTGGAGCCCAATTGCCAAATTATAGGTTCATTCAATGGGCTGCTATGTTTGTATGATTATGATGGAGATTTCAGATTATGCAACCCTTCTACCAGATTGACATCCAAGAAATCGCCTCACTCATTTTGGTCGAGACAGGATATAACTCATTTTGGCTTTGGTTATGATCAAGTTAAGGACAAGTACAAGGTGCTAATAGCTATCAGGGCTCTTAATATGACCAAAGTTCATACCTTTGGAACTAATTCTTGGACAACGATTCAAAATCCCATATTTTCTGAAAGTGGGGATAAAGAAGGTAAATTCGTGGGAGGTACTATGAACTGGTTGAATAAGAGAACAGGTAGTTATGGTAATTGGGCGATTGTTTCCTTTCATATGGAGAAAGAGACTTATAGCGAAGTGTTGCTACCTCCTAAACATGATGGTGGCAACAAGCATGTGCTGGACGTCTTGAGTAATTGTCTTTGTTTTCATTACTTTGACGAAAGTCACTGGGTTCTGTGGTTGATGGAAAAGCAGGAGTCTTGGACTAAATTGATGTTGATTCCTCATAACAGGATTTGTAATTTTAGGCTTTTTTTCCACCCTTTGTGCATTTCAGGAAATGGTGATGTTCTAGCAAAATGTTTAGATCCCCAATTAGTTCTGTATAACGCAAACAAGGGCACATATAATTATCCTAAACTCAGGGGATGGTTTAGGCCTGATATGCATATTTACCATGAGAGTTTAGTTTCACCATGA
- the LOC130717852 gene encoding LRR receptor-like serine/threonine-protein kinase RGI5 has protein sequence MGNTVTTLLFSLFFFFCLTLTKIEVITCLSSDGQALLSLVSGTAKSSPRHSVLSSWNPSSSTPCSWKGITCSPQGRVISLSIPDTFLNITSLPPQLSSLSMLQLLNLSSTNVSGSIPPSFGELTHLELLDLSSNSLTGSIPAELGKLSSLQFLFLNSNRLSGNIPQDLSNLTSLEVLCLQDNLLNGSIPSQLGSLTSLQQFRIGGNQYLTGQIPSQLGFLTNLTIFGAASTGLSGAIPSTFGNLINLQTLALYDTDVSGSIPPELGFCSELRNLYLHMSKLTGSIPPQLGKLQKLTSLLLWGNSLSGPIPPEISNCSSLVIFDASSNELSGELPGDFGKLMFLQQLHLSDNSLSGQVPWQLSNCTSLAIVQLDKNQFSGSIPWQVGKLKLLQSFFLWGNSVSGTIPSSFGNCTELYSLDLSGNKLTGSIPEEIFRLKKLSKLLLLGNSLTGRLPPSIANCQSLVRLRVGENQLSGQIPKEIGQLQNLVFLDLYMNHFSGNLPVEIANITVLELLDVHNNYLTGEIPSVFGGLENLEQLDLSRNSLTGEIPWSFGNLSYLNKLILNNNLLTGSIPKSIRYLQKLTLLDLSYNYFSGGIPPEIGYVTSLTISLDLSSNAFTGEIPDSMSSLTQLQSIDLSHNALYGGIKVLGSLTSLTFLNISYNNFSGPIPVTTFFRTLSSNSYLHNLNLCQSSDGTTCSSRVIRKNGVESVKTIVLVMVILASVAAIVIASWILVARNYRYNVERTLGISSLTSGVEDFSYPWTFIPFQKLNFSIDNILDCLKDENVIGKGCSGVVYKAEMPNGELIAVKKLWKANKTEETIDSFAAEIQILGYIRHRNIVRLIGYCSNRSVKLLLYNFIPNGNLRQLLEGNRNLDWETRYKIAVGSAQGLAYLHHDCVPAILHRDVKCNNILLDSKFEACLADFGLAKLMSSPNYHQAMSRVAGSYGYIAPEYGYSMNITEKSDVYSYGVVLLEILSGRSAVESHFGDGQHIVEWVKRKMGSFEPAVSILDSKLQSLPDQMVQEMLQTLGIAMFCVNSSPTERPTMKEVVALLMEVKSQPEEMGKTSQPLIKQSSTQS, from the exons ATGGGAAATACTGTTACCACCTTGTTATTttccttgttcttcttcttctgccttACCCTAACAAAGATTGAAGTGATAACTTGTCTCTCTTCTGATGGACAAGCCTTGCTTTCTCTTGTGTCTGGAACTGCAAAATCATCACCAAGACATTCTGTTCTCTCCTCATGGAACCCATCAAGCTCAACACCATGTTCATGGAAAGGCATTACTTGCTCCCCACAAGGTAGAGTAATTTCTCTCTCTATCCCAGACACTTTCCTCAACATTACCTCTTTACCCCCTCAGCTATCCTCTTTGTCAATGCTGCAACTTCTCAACCTCTCTTCCACCAATGTCTCTGGCTCAATCCCACCATCTTTTGGTGAACTCACCCATCTTGAGCTTCTAGACCTCTCTTCCAACTCTCTCACTGGTTCCATTCCTGCTGAGCTTGGAAAACTCTCTTCACTTCAGTTCCTTTTCTTGAACTCCAACAGATTGAGTGGGAATATTCCTCAAGATCTTTCAAACCTTACCTCACTTGAAGTTCTCTGCCTCCAAGACAATCTTCTCAATGGATCAATACCATCACAGTTAGGCTCTTTAACATCTTTGCAGCAGTTCAGGATTGGGGGTAATCAATATCTCACTGGACAAATCCCATCTCAGTTAGGGTTTCTTACCAACCTCACAATATTTGGTGCTGCCTCCACTGGACTTTCTGGTGCCATTCCCTCCACATTTGGGAACTTGATCAATCTCCAAACTTTAGCACTTTATGATACTGATGTTTCTGGTTCAATACCACCAGAACTTGGGTTTTGCTCTGAGTTGAGGAATTTGTATTTGCACATGAGTAAGCTCACTGGCTCTATCCCTCCTCAATTGGGTAAGTTGCAGAAACTCACAAGCTTGCTTCTTTGGGGGAATTCATTATCTGGGCCAATCCCACCTGAGATTTCTAACTGTTCATCACTTGTTATATTTGATGCCTCTTCTAATGAACTTTCTGGTGAGCTACCTGGGGATTTTGGGAAGCTAATGTTTCTGCAACAGCTTCATCTTTCTGACAATTCACTCTCAGGTCAAGTACCATGGCAGTTGAGCAACTGCACTAGCCTTGCCATTGTTCAGCTTGACAAGAATCAATTTTCAGGTTCAATTCCATGGCAGGTTGGAAAATTGAAACTCTTGCAGAGTTTTTTCTTGTGGGGAAATTCAGTTTCTGGAACAATACCATCCTCTTTTGGGAACTGCACAGAGCTCTATTCACTTGACCTTTCAGGGAACAAGCTAACAGGATCCATCCCAGAGGAAATTTTCAGGTTGAAGAAGCTGAGTAAGCTTCTGCTTCTTGGGAATTCTTTAACAGGAAGGTTGCCACCAAGTATTGCAAATTGTCAATCTTTAGTGAGGCTAAGGGTTGGAGAAAACCAGCTTTCAGGACAGATTCCTAAAGAGATAGGCCAGTTGCAGAATCTAGTGTTTCTTGACTTGTACATGAATCATTTCTCTGGAAACTTGCCAGTGGAGATTGCCAACATCACAGTTCTTGAGCTCTTAGATGTGCATAACAACTACCTCACTGGGGAAATTCCATCTGTGTTTGGGGGACTTGAGAATTTGGAGCAGCTTGATCTCAGTCGAAACAGTTTGACAGGTGAAATACCATGGAGCTTTGGGAATCTCAGTTATTTGAACAAACTCATCCTGAACAATAATTTACTGACAGGGTCAATTCCAAAATCCATTAGATATTTGCAGAAGCTAACTCTGCTGGATTTGAGTTATAACTACTTTTCTGGTGGCATACCTCCTGAGATTGGTTATGTTACAAGCTTAACCATCAGTTTGGACTTGAGCTCAAATGCATTTACAGGAGAAATCCCAGATTCAATGTCTTCTTTGACACAGTTACAATCAATTGATCTTTCTCATAATGCGCTATATGGAGGAATTAAGGTTCTAGGATCTCTCACTAGTCTCACTTTCCTCAATATCTCTTACAACAACTTCTCAGGTCCTATCCCGGTAACTACATTCTTCAGAACTCTATCTTCCAATTCATATCTTCATAACCTGAATCTATGCCAGTCCAGTGATGGAACTACGTGTTCTTCAAGAGTGATTCGAAAAAATGGCGTAGAATCTGTAAAAACCATAGTTTTGGTCATGGTAATTCTAGCCTCAGTTGCCGCAATTGTCATTGCATCGTGGATCCTAGTAGCTCGCAATTACAGATATAATGTTGAAAGAACTTTGGGGATATCGTCCTTGACATCAGGAGTTGAGGATTTCTCTTACCCTTGGACTTTCATTCCATTTCAAAAACTGAACTTCAGCATAGATAATATCCTGGATTGCTTGAAGGATGAGAATGTGATTGGAAAGGGTTGTTCTGGTGTTGTGTACAAAGCTGAGATGCCAAATGGGGAGTTGATAGCAGTGAAGAAGCTTTGGAAAGCAAACAAAACTGAGGAAACGATTGATTCTTTCGCTGCAGAGATTCAGATTCTCGGGTACATTCGGCATAGGAACATTGTGAGGCTCATAGGTTACTGTTCTAACAGGAGTGTTAAGCTCCTGCTCTATAACTTCATCCCAAATGGCAATCTACGACAGCTTTTGGAAGGGAACAGGAACCTAGATTGGGAGACTAGGTACAAGATTGCTGTTGGATCAGCTCAGGGTCTAGCTTACCTTCACCATGATTGTGTCCCTGCAATTCTCCATAGAGATGTTAAGTGCAATAACATACTTCTAGATTCCAAATTTGAGGCATGTCTTGCTGATTTCGGTCTTGCAAAGCTAATGAGTTCACCAAATTATCATCAAGCAATGTCCAGGGTTGCTGGTTCCTATGGCTATATTGCACCAG AGTATGGCTACTCCATGAACATAACAGAGAAGAGTGATGTCTACAGTTATGGAGTGGTTTTACTAGAGATATTAAGCGGGCGCAGCGCAGTAGAATCTCATTTCGGAGATGGACAACACATAGTTGAGTGGGTGAAGAGGAAGATGGGAAGCTTTGAACCAGCTGTGTCAATACTAGACTCAAAGCTCCAAAGTCTACCAGATCAAATGGTTCAAGAGATGCTCCAAACACTTGGAATTGCCATGTTTTGTGTGAACTCTTCTCCGACAGAACGCCCCACCATGAAGGAAGTGGTTGCTCTACTCATGGAGGTGAAGAGCCAGCCAGAGGAAATGGGAAAGACCTCACAACCTCTAATAAAGCAGTCCTCAACTCAAAGCTGA